A window from Mycobacterium saskatchewanense encodes these proteins:
- a CDS encoding maleylpyruvate isomerase family mycothiol-dependent enzyme, giving the protein MADRPVTKLDKSEVLAGLFAVWDDIGALLDGLSETEWRAVSPLPGWDVKALVSHMIGTESFLSGVSAPRPDVDVSALGHVRNDVGVMNECWVRHLAGEPGAHVLERFRAVTDERRVALTKLTEEEWNAPTVTPVGPESYGRFMRVRVFDCWMHEQDIREALGRPSADNELGGPAGRLSVDEIVSTIGYVVGKRGKAPDGSRILFELTGPLARSIRVVVDGRAQVVDDFGGREPTATIRLDGLQFTRLSGGRPMCAARSQSVELGGDPEVASRIVEHLNFVI; this is encoded by the coding sequence ATGGCCGATCGACCCGTCACCAAGCTCGACAAATCCGAGGTGCTCGCCGGGTTGTTTGCGGTATGGGACGACATCGGTGCGCTCCTCGACGGGCTCTCCGAGACGGAGTGGCGGGCGGTCAGCCCGCTGCCGGGCTGGGACGTCAAGGCCCTGGTGTCGCACATGATCGGGACGGAGTCCTTCCTGTCCGGGGTCTCCGCGCCCCGGCCGGATGTGGACGTCTCCGCCCTCGGCCATGTGCGCAATGACGTCGGCGTGATGAACGAGTGCTGGGTTCGCCACCTCGCCGGGGAACCCGGCGCCCACGTTCTCGAGCGGTTCCGCGCGGTGACCGACGAGCGTCGCGTGGCGCTGACCAAGCTGACCGAGGAGGAGTGGAACGCCCCGACCGTCACGCCGGTGGGCCCGGAGAGCTACGGGCGGTTCATGCGGGTGCGGGTGTTCGACTGCTGGATGCACGAGCAGGACATCCGCGAGGCGCTGGGCCGGCCCTCGGCCGACAACGAACTCGGCGGCCCGGCCGGCCGGCTCTCCGTCGACGAGATCGTCTCCACCATCGGCTACGTCGTCGGCAAGCGCGGCAAGGCGCCCGACGGTTCGCGCATCCTGTTCGAGCTGACCGGCCCGCTGGCGCGCAGCATCCGTGTAGTGGTCGACGGCCGGGCTCAGGTCGTGGACGATTTCGGCGGCCGGGAACCAACGGCGACGATCCGGCTCGACGGCCTGCAGTTCACGCGGCTGTCCGGGGGGCGGCCCATGTGCGCCGCCCGCTCCCAGAGCGTCGAGCTCGGCGGCGACCCAGAGGTCGCGTCACGAATTGTCGAGCACCTGAACTTCGTCATCTAG
- a CDS encoding mechanosensitive ion channel family protein, with protein sequence MTTNTVLSWTTTLGWHDFWRGAMGQWIITRGLRVVMLLIAAVLAVRFVTWVAEQVTRHLDVGFAESDALVRSEATKHRQAVASVIQWVSIVIIAIWVVLQIADVLQFSVGGLVAPATVVGAALGFGAQQLVRDLLSGFFIIVEKQYGFGDLVELTISGSTTDARGTVENVTLRVTRLRSSNGEVFTVPNGQIVKVNNLSKDWARAVVDIPVSTAADLNRVNEVLHQECEHAMDNPVLGELLLDAPTLMGVESIEVDTVTLRMVARTLPGKQFEAGRQLRVLVIRALARAGIVTAADAKVGLVEDPAVPAAQAAEERAGDEPTAAVRRR encoded by the coding sequence ATGACGACTAACACAGTTCTTTCTTGGACGACGACGTTGGGCTGGCACGACTTCTGGCGCGGCGCCATGGGTCAATGGATCATCACCCGGGGTCTCCGGGTCGTCATGCTGTTGATCGCGGCGGTGTTGGCGGTCCGCTTCGTCACCTGGGTGGCGGAGCAGGTGACCCGCCATCTCGACGTCGGCTTCGCCGAGAGCGACGCCCTGGTCCGATCGGAAGCGACGAAGCACCGCCAGGCGGTGGCGTCGGTGATCCAGTGGGTTTCCATCGTCATCATCGCGATCTGGGTCGTCTTGCAGATCGCCGACGTGCTGCAGTTCTCCGTGGGTGGGCTGGTGGCCCCGGCCACGGTGGTGGGCGCTGCGCTGGGCTTTGGCGCGCAGCAGCTGGTGCGTGACCTGCTCTCGGGCTTCTTCATCATCGTCGAGAAGCAGTACGGTTTCGGCGATCTGGTTGAGCTCACCATCTCGGGGTCGACTACCGACGCGCGCGGCACGGTCGAGAACGTGACACTGCGGGTGACCAGGCTGCGCTCCTCGAACGGCGAGGTGTTCACCGTGCCCAACGGCCAGATCGTCAAGGTGAACAACCTCTCCAAGGACTGGGCGCGCGCGGTGGTGGACATTCCGGTCTCCACCGCCGCCGACCTGAACCGGGTCAATGAGGTCTTGCACCAGGAGTGCGAGCATGCGATGGACAACCCGGTGCTGGGCGAGTTGCTGTTGGACGCGCCCACCCTGATGGGAGTGGAAAGCATCGAAGTCGACACCGTTACGCTGCGCATGGTGGCGCGCACGCTGCCAGGCAAGCAGTTCGAGGCCGGCCGGCAATTGCGGGTACTGGTCATCCGGGCACTTGCTCGTGCGGGCATTGTGACGGCGGCGGACGCAAAGGTGGGCCTGGTCGAGGATCCTGCCGTCCCGGCCGCTCAGGCCGCCGAGGAACGGGCCGGCGACGAACCCACGGCAGCGGTGCGGCGCCGGTGA
- the prfB gene encoding peptide chain release factor 2 has protein sequence MEPDRQADIAALDATLTTVERVLDVDGLRGRIEKLEHEASDPQLWDDQARAQRVTSELSHAQGELRRIQELRQRLDDLPVLYELAAEEGAGAPSGVAAFAEADAELKSLRADIEATEVRTLLSGEYDEREALVTIRSGAGGVDAADWAEMLMRMYIRWAEQHKYPVEVFDISYAEEAGIKSATFAVHAPFAYGTLSVEQGTHRLVRISPFDNQSRRQTSFAEVEVLPVVETTDHIDIPEGDVRVDVYRSSGPGGQSVNTTDSAVRLTHIPTGIVVTCQNEKSQLQNKVSAMRVLQAKLLERKRLEERAELDALKGEGGSSWGNQMRSYVLHPYQMVKDLRTEYEVGNPAAVLDGDIDGFLEAGIRWRNRKDDD, from the coding sequence GTGGAACCCGACCGTCAAGCCGATATCGCCGCCCTCGACGCCACCCTGACGACGGTGGAGCGCGTGCTCGATGTGGACGGTCTGCGCGGTCGCATCGAGAAGCTCGAACACGAGGCGTCCGATCCGCAGTTGTGGGATGACCAGGCCCGCGCGCAACGGGTCACCAGCGAGCTGTCCCACGCCCAGGGGGAGCTGCGCCGGATCCAGGAGCTTCGGCAGCGCCTCGACGACCTGCCGGTGCTGTACGAGTTGGCGGCCGAGGAGGGCGCGGGCGCCCCGAGCGGGGTTGCCGCGTTCGCCGAAGCCGACGCGGAGCTGAAGTCGCTGCGCGCGGACATCGAGGCCACCGAGGTGCGCACCCTGCTTTCGGGTGAGTACGACGAACGCGAGGCGCTCGTCACGATCCGCTCCGGCGCCGGCGGGGTGGACGCCGCCGACTGGGCCGAGATGCTGATGCGGATGTACATCCGGTGGGCCGAGCAACACAAGTATCCCGTCGAGGTGTTCGACATCTCCTATGCGGAGGAGGCCGGGATCAAGAGCGCGACCTTCGCCGTGCACGCCCCGTTCGCCTACGGCACCTTGTCCGTCGAGCAGGGCACCCATCGGCTGGTGCGCATCAGCCCGTTCGACAACCAAAGCCGGCGCCAGACGTCGTTCGCCGAAGTCGAGGTGCTGCCGGTGGTGGAAACCACCGATCACATCGACATCCCTGAAGGCGACGTGCGCGTTGACGTTTACCGTTCCAGCGGCCCCGGCGGCCAGTCGGTGAACACCACCGACTCCGCGGTTCGTTTAACGCACATCCCAACGGGTATCGTCGTGACTTGCCAGAACGAGAAATCGCAGTTGCAGAACAAGGTTTCGGCGATGCGGGTGCTCCAAGCAAAATTGTTGGAGCGCAAGCGATTAGAAGAACGCGCTGAGCTCGACGCGTTGAAAGGTGAGGGCGGCAGCTCGTGGGGCAACCAGATGCGCTCCTATGTGCTGCACCCCTATCAGATGGTCAAGGATTTGCGCACCGAGTACGAGGTGGGCAATCCGGCGGCCGTACTGGACGGAGACATCGACGGCTTCCTGGAAGCGGGAATCCGGTGGCGCAACCGAAAAGATGACGACTAA
- a CDS encoding TetR/AcrR family transcriptional regulator produces MARRRGWNGQPPVTDEEASERIVATAVTLIAETGSDVSLAEVAESLGIIRQTVYRYFPTAEALMRAAALASVDSFLDRLTEAVRGIGDPAEAMTEGVLYALEQVTRTPHLGILLSEQYRNSYTQSLASDEAQTFGMRMITRFDVDWVRYGYDQAALRELVEFTLRIMLSFFVAPNDPNRSREELRRFIKRWLGGAILAQQHGSVVPVADSHQGPAVDSFERSR; encoded by the coding sequence GTGGCGCGTAGGCGCGGCTGGAACGGGCAGCCACCGGTCACCGACGAGGAAGCCTCTGAGCGCATTGTCGCTACGGCGGTCACGTTGATCGCCGAAACCGGCTCCGATGTCAGCCTCGCCGAGGTTGCCGAATCCTTGGGAATCATCCGACAGACGGTGTACCGCTACTTTCCGACCGCCGAAGCTCTGATGCGCGCAGCGGCGCTGGCTTCAGTCGACAGCTTTCTCGACAGGCTCACCGAAGCGGTCCGCGGCATTGGCGATCCGGCCGAGGCGATGACAGAAGGAGTGTTGTACGCGCTCGAACAAGTAACGCGCACACCGCATTTGGGTATCCTGCTGTCCGAACAATACCGCAACTCCTATACGCAAAGCCTGGCATCCGATGAGGCCCAGACTTTCGGGATGCGGATGATTACCCGCTTCGACGTCGACTGGGTACGGTACGGCTATGACCAGGCGGCGCTGCGCGAACTGGTGGAATTCACCTTACGCATAATGCTCTCGTTCTTCGTCGCGCCCAACGACCCCAATCGGAGCCGAGAAGAACTGCGACGCTTTATCAAACGCTGGCTGGGGGGCGCTATCTTGGCCCAGCAGCACGGCTCCGTCGTTCCTGTCGCCGACAGCCACCAGGGTCCCGCGGTTGACAGTTTCGAACGGTCTCGCTGA
- the ftsX gene encoding permease-like cell division protein FtsX, giving the protein MRFGFLLNEVLTGLRRNITMTVAMILTTAISIGLFGGGLLVVRLAEHSRAIYLDRVETQVFLTDDVSANDPSCGTNPCKALREKIEGRQDVKSVRFLNRQDAYDDAIRKFPQYKDVAGKDSFPASFIVKLDNPEQHKDFDSAMQGQPGVLSVLNQKDLIDRLFAVLDGLSNAAFAVALVQAVGAILLIANMVQVAAYTRRTEIGIMRLVGASRWYTQLPFLVEAMVAATLGVAIAVVGLVLVRALFLENALNQFYQANLIARVDYADILYISPILFLLGVSMAGLTAYATLRLYIRR; this is encoded by the coding sequence GTGCGCTTTGGCTTCCTCCTGAACGAGGTCCTCACCGGGCTTCGCCGCAATATCACCATGACGGTCGCGATGATCCTGACTACCGCGATCTCCATCGGCCTGTTCGGCGGCGGCCTGCTGGTGGTGCGATTGGCCGAACATTCGCGGGCGATCTATCTCGACCGCGTGGAGACGCAGGTGTTCCTGACCGACGACGTCTCCGCCAACGATCCGTCCTGCGGCACCAATCCGTGCAAGGCGCTGCGGGAGAAGATCGAAGGGCGGCAGGACGTCAAATCGGTACGATTCCTCAACCGGCAGGACGCCTACGACGACGCGATCCGGAAGTTTCCGCAGTACAAGGACGTCGCCGGAAAGGACTCGTTCCCAGCATCTTTCATTGTCAAGCTGGATAACCCCGAGCAGCACAAGGACTTTGACTCGGCGATGCAGGGTCAGCCCGGCGTGCTTTCGGTGCTCAACCAGAAAGACCTGATCGACCGGCTGTTCGCGGTGCTGGACGGCTTGAGTAACGCAGCGTTCGCCGTGGCGTTGGTGCAGGCCGTCGGGGCAATCCTGCTCATAGCCAACATGGTCCAGGTCGCGGCGTACACGCGTCGCACGGAAATCGGGATTATGCGGCTGGTGGGTGCGAGCCGTTGGTACACCCAGCTGCCCTTCCTGGTGGAGGCGATGGTCGCCGCGACCCTCGGCGTGGCGATCGCAGTCGTAGGTCTGGTGCTGGTCCGGGCGTTATTCCTGGAAAACGCGCTAAACCAGTTCTACCAAGCCAATTTGATCGCCCGCGTGGACTACGCCGACATCCTTTACATCTCGCCGATCCTCTTCCTGCTCGGCGTGTCGATGGCCGGATTGACCGCTTACGCCACGCTGCGCCTCTACATCCGGCGGTAG
- a CDS encoding ERG2 family protein produces MGAIFDAKILHAIAKNATGLDTKDAAFAQIIEDLKDEYRGHVRDDIPWVFNNAGGAMGQLKLLHASLSEYLIFFGTPIGTEGHSGRYASEVWDFIIDGEVWCYEEGQFERSVYGPGDVAYLAGGRAKGYAVPNAAFMLEYARGSIPGMMPFGIADAVFSTLDPPTIGKTAWYYSRLVVGELLKGKV; encoded by the coding sequence ATGGGAGCGATATTTGATGCCAAGATCCTGCACGCGATCGCAAAGAACGCGACAGGGCTGGACACCAAGGACGCGGCTTTTGCGCAGATCATCGAGGATCTGAAAGATGAGTATCGCGGCCACGTCCGTGATGACATCCCGTGGGTGTTCAACAATGCCGGTGGCGCGATGGGGCAGCTGAAGCTTCTCCATGCGTCACTGTCGGAATACCTCATTTTTTTCGGCACCCCGATCGGCACCGAAGGCCATTCGGGCCGCTACGCCAGCGAGGTGTGGGACTTCATCATTGACGGCGAGGTGTGGTGCTACGAGGAGGGTCAATTCGAGCGAAGCGTGTATGGGCCCGGGGATGTGGCGTATTTGGCGGGAGGCCGAGCAAAGGGTTATGCCGTGCCAAACGCGGCGTTCATGCTGGAGTACGCGCGCGGGTCAATTCCGGGCATGATGCCCTTCGGTATCGCTGATGCCGTCTTCAGCACCCTCGACCCGCCGACGATTGGTAAGACTGCATGGTATTACTCGCGGCTCGTCGTCGGTGAGCTCCTCAAGGGCAAGGTGTGA
- the ftsE gene encoding cell division ATP-binding protein FtsE codes for MITLDHVSKKYKASARPALDDVNVKIDKGEFVFLIGPSGSGKSTFMRLLLGEESPNTGDVRVSKFHVNKLPGRHVPKLRQVIGCVFQDFRLLQQKTVYENVAFALEVIGKRADAINRVVPDVLETVGLSGKANRLPHELSGGEQQRVAIARAFVNRPLVLLADEPTGNLDPDTSKDIMDLLERINRTGTTVVMATHDHHIVDSMRQRVIELSLGRLVRDEQRGVYGMDR; via the coding sequence ATGATCACCCTTGACCATGTCAGCAAGAAATACAAAGCGTCGGCGCGTCCTGCCCTGGACGACGTCAACGTCAAGATCGACAAGGGTGAATTCGTCTTCCTCATCGGCCCGTCGGGCTCGGGCAAGTCGACGTTCATGCGCCTGTTGCTGGGCGAGGAGTCGCCGAACACCGGCGACGTGCGGGTCTCCAAGTTCCACGTCAACAAGCTGCCCGGTCGGCACGTCCCCAAGCTGCGCCAGGTGATCGGCTGCGTGTTCCAGGACTTCCGCTTGCTGCAGCAGAAGACGGTGTACGAGAACGTCGCTTTTGCGCTGGAGGTCATCGGCAAGCGCGCCGACGCGATCAACCGCGTGGTGCCCGACGTGCTCGAGACCGTCGGCCTGTCGGGCAAAGCCAACCGACTGCCGCACGAATTGTCCGGCGGCGAGCAGCAGCGCGTCGCGATCGCGCGGGCGTTCGTCAACCGACCCCTGGTGCTGCTGGCCGACGAGCCGACTGGCAACCTCGACCCGGACACCAGTAAGGACATCATGGATTTGTTGGAGCGGATCAACCGCACCGGTACCACGGTGGTGATGGCCACCCACGACCACCACATCGTCGACTCGATGCGGCAGCGGGTCATCGAACTGTCCTTGGGCAGGCTGGTTCGCGACGAGCAGCGCGGCGTCTACGGGATGGACCGCTAA
- a CDS encoding GAF domain-containing sensor histidine kinase — MTARAHAGEGRDASVGPLRHALSQLRLRELLAEVQDRVELIVEGRDRLDGLVEAMLVVASGLELDATLRSIVHSATNLVDARYGALEVHDQDGHVVQFVHEGIDDETVRRIGHVPTGRGIIGLLIHHPKPLRLEDLSQHPGAVGFPPHHPPMRSFLGVPVRVSEESFGTLYLADKTNGKPFSEDDQLLVQALASAAGIAVANSRLYEQATSRQSWIEATRDIATELLSGTEPAQVFRLVAEETVKLTGADGALVAVPLGEDVAADASELMVIQTVGNAAAPAIGQTIAVTGTSLGDVIARTTPRRLDGLAVDGVEVGSALALPLRANGAVAGVVVVLHHDGAASFTDDHFEMMTAFADQAALALQLATSQRRSRQLDVVTERDRIARELHDHVIQRLFAVGLALQGAVSRAHDPEVRRRLDVAVDDLQGVIQDIQTTIFDLHAAPQGTLRLRQRIDEAIAELVGTALRTTVQYVGPLSVVDDALAGAAEAVLRQALSNAVRHAGATTVSVRVSVVDELCIEVSDDGRPLPDRDADGGLADLRRRVAEVGGVLTIQSAPGADDTLIRWSAPL; from the coding sequence ATGACCGCACGGGCACACGCGGGCGAGGGTCGGGACGCGAGCGTGGGTCCGCTGCGCCACGCCTTGTCTCAGCTCCGGTTGCGTGAGTTGCTGGCCGAGGTGCAGGACCGGGTCGAGCTCATCGTCGAGGGCCGCGACCGCCTCGACGGGCTGGTGGAGGCGATGCTGGTCGTCGCCTCGGGGCTGGAACTCGACGCCACCCTGCGCTCGATCGTGCACTCCGCGACGAACCTGGTGGACGCCCGCTACGGCGCTCTCGAGGTCCACGACCAAGACGGTCACGTGGTGCAGTTCGTCCACGAGGGCATCGACGACGAAACCGTGCGCCGCATCGGGCACGTGCCCACGGGCCGGGGAATCATCGGGTTGTTGATCCACCATCCGAAACCGCTTCGCCTCGAAGACCTCTCGCAGCACCCGGGGGCGGTGGGCTTTCCCCCGCACCATCCACCGATGCGCAGCTTCCTCGGCGTACCGGTCCGGGTAAGCGAAGAGTCGTTCGGCACACTCTATTTGGCCGACAAGACAAACGGAAAGCCGTTCAGCGAAGACGACCAGTTGCTGGTCCAGGCGCTCGCCTCCGCGGCGGGTATCGCCGTCGCGAATTCGCGGCTCTACGAGCAGGCGACGTCCCGCCAGTCGTGGATCGAGGCCACCCGTGACATCGCCACCGAATTGCTGTCCGGCACGGAACCGGCGCAGGTGTTCCGGCTTGTCGCCGAGGAGACGGTCAAGCTGACCGGGGCCGACGGCGCCCTGGTAGCCGTTCCTCTCGGAGAGGACGTGGCGGCCGACGCGTCCGAGCTGATGGTGATCCAGACGGTCGGCAACGCCGCGGCGCCGGCCATCGGACAAACCATTGCGGTCACGGGCACCTCCCTTGGTGACGTCATCGCCAGAACCACGCCGCGTCGGCTCGACGGGCTCGCCGTGGACGGGGTCGAGGTCGGCTCCGCGCTCGCCCTGCCGCTACGGGCGAATGGTGCGGTCGCCGGGGTCGTCGTGGTCCTGCACCACGACGGAGCGGCGTCATTCACCGACGACCATTTCGAGATGATGACCGCGTTCGCCGACCAGGCCGCGTTGGCTCTGCAACTGGCCACCTCCCAGCGTCGAAGCAGGCAACTCGACGTCGTCACCGAGCGGGATCGCATCGCCCGCGAGCTCCACGACCACGTCATCCAGCGGCTCTTCGCGGTCGGATTGGCGTTGCAGGGCGCGGTGTCCCGCGCGCACGACCCGGAGGTGCGCCGCCGACTCGACGTCGCGGTGGACGACCTGCAGGGCGTCATCCAGGACATCCAGACCACCATCTTCGATCTGCATGCGGCGCCACAGGGAACCCTGCGGCTCCGTCAGCGGATCGACGAGGCGATCGCCGAGCTCGTCGGCACGGCGTTGCGCACCACGGTCCAATACGTCGGTCCGCTCTCGGTGGTCGACGACGCGCTGGCCGGTGCGGCCGAGGCGGTGCTCCGCCAGGCGCTCAGCAACGCGGTGCGGCATGCCGGCGCCACCACGGTGTCGGTGCGGGTCAGCGTCGTCGACGAATTGTGCATCGAGGTGAGCGACGACGGCCGTCCGCTGCCCGACCGGGACGCCGACGGCGGGCTGGCCGATCTGCGGCGCCGAGTGGCGGAGGTCGGTGGCGTGCTGACCATTCAGAGCGCGCCCGGCGCCGATGACACCCTGATTCGGTGGTCGGCGCCCCTGTAG
- the smpB gene encoding SsrA-binding protein SmpB, with protein MANNPGRGKAAGGRRGSKQIIATNRKARHNYSIEEVYEAGVALQGTEVKSLREGHASLADAFATVDDGEVWLRNMYIPEYQHGSWTNHEPRRNRKLLLHRQQIDRLVGKIRDGNLTLVPMSLYFTEGKVKVELALGRGKRAYDKRQDMARRDAHREVVREIGRRAKGMN; from the coding sequence GTGGCCAACAACCCCGGCCGGGGAAAAGCGGCGGGCGGCAGGCGTGGCAGCAAACAAATCATCGCCACCAATCGCAAAGCACGGCACAATTATTCGATCGAAGAGGTCTACGAGGCCGGAGTGGCCCTGCAGGGTACCGAAGTGAAGTCACTGCGCGAGGGTCACGCCTCCCTGGCCGACGCGTTCGCAACCGTCGACGACGGTGAAGTGTGGTTGCGCAACATGTACATACCCGAGTACCAGCATGGTAGCTGGACCAATCATGAGCCACGTCGCAACCGAAAGTTGTTGTTACATAGGCAACAAATCGACAGGCTGGTCGGGAAGATACGTGATGGTAACCTCACGCTCGTGCCTATGTCTCTGTATTTCACCGAAGGAAAGGTCAAGGTCGAGCTCGCGCTAGGACGCGGCAAGCGAGCGTACGACAAGCGCCAGGACATGGCCCGCCGAGATGCCCATCGCGAAGTGGTCCGGGAAATAGGCCGCCGAGCCAAGGGCATGAACTGA
- a CDS encoding EamA family transporter: MIGAAYAELSAVTYGVSDFVGGVAARRVAALRVMLVVYPLETVLLGALAIAVGGPIQSGAFLWGGLYGIGMAVGMWAFFAALGSGPISVVSPLAAVLNAAVPVAVGMALGERPGPGALVGVVLALIAVMLVSREATDAAQSPYRFTPKVAWLTVLAGAAMGLNLVFLHQAPHASKLWPLVFARLSATVVVLAMGAFSNNLRLPRGKPLKLALGVALLDICANVTMLVALHTWMLSLASILISLYPAATVVLAMVVLRERVSRCQGIGMVMAMGSVAMIAAS; encoded by the coding sequence CTGATCGGGGCCGCGTACGCCGAGCTGTCCGCCGTCACGTATGGCGTGAGCGATTTCGTGGGCGGCGTGGCCGCCCGACGGGTCGCCGCGCTGCGGGTGATGCTGGTCGTCTACCCGCTCGAGACTGTGCTGCTCGGCGCGCTGGCCATCGCCGTTGGTGGACCCATCCAATCGGGCGCTTTCCTGTGGGGCGGCCTCTACGGCATCGGCATGGCGGTCGGCATGTGGGCGTTCTTCGCGGCCCTGGGCTCCGGTCCGATCTCCGTGGTCTCACCGTTGGCTGCGGTGCTGAACGCCGCGGTGCCGGTGGCGGTCGGGATGGCGCTGGGGGAGCGACCCGGGCCCGGGGCCCTGGTGGGCGTCGTGCTGGCCCTGATTGCCGTCATGCTGGTGAGCCGCGAGGCGACGGATGCCGCGCAGTCTCCGTATCGGTTCACGCCCAAGGTGGCCTGGCTCACGGTCCTGGCGGGAGCGGCGATGGGGCTGAACCTGGTGTTCCTGCACCAGGCGCCGCACGCGAGCAAGCTCTGGCCGCTGGTGTTCGCCCGGTTGTCCGCGACCGTGGTCGTGCTCGCCATGGGTGCGTTCAGCAACAACCTGCGCCTGCCGCGCGGCAAGCCGCTCAAGCTGGCGCTGGGCGTGGCCCTGCTCGACATCTGCGCCAACGTCACCATGCTGGTCGCGCTGCACACGTGGATGCTCTCGCTGGCCAGCATCCTCATCTCCCTTTACCCGGCGGCCACCGTCGTACTGGCGATGGTGGTGCTCCGCGAACGGGTGAGCCGGTGCCAGGGGATCGGCATGGTGATGGCCATGGGTTCGGTTGCCATGATCGCCGCGAGTTGA
- a CDS encoding FAD-dependent oxidoreductase gives MRPYHVAIVGSGPSGFFAAASLLKAADAAADIDVAVDMLEMLPTPWGLVRSGVAPDHPKIKSISKQFEKTAEDPRFRFFGNVEVGEHVQSSELAERYDAVVYAVGAQSDRALNIPGEDLPGSISAVDFVGWYNAHPNFAQATPDLSGARAVVVGNGNVALDVARILVTDPDALKLTDIADHALESLRPCGVDEVVVLGRRGPLQTAFTTLELRELGELEGVDVVVDPAQLEGITDEDAAAVGKTTKQNIKVLREYAGRAPRPGHRRIVLRFMTSPIEITGDGKVEHIVLGRNELVTDSSGRVSAKDTGEREELPVQLVVRSVGYRGVPTAGLPFDEKTGTIPNTDGRVDGRRNEYVVGWIKRGPTGVIGTNKKDSQDTVDTLLGDLARAGEGGLTDFPPDHRDALAEWLASRQPRLVTAAHWEVIDRHERAAGEPHGRPRVKLPNLTDLLRIGHG, from the coding sequence ATGCGTCCATATCACGTAGCTATCGTCGGCTCCGGGCCGTCGGGTTTCTTCGCCGCGGCCTCGCTACTCAAGGCGGCCGACGCTGCCGCGGACATCGACGTCGCCGTCGACATGCTCGAGATGCTGCCCACGCCGTGGGGGTTGGTGCGATCCGGCGTGGCACCCGATCACCCCAAGATCAAGTCGATCAGCAAGCAGTTCGAGAAGACGGCCGAAGACCCGCGCTTCCGTTTCTTCGGCAACGTGGAGGTCGGCGAACACGTGCAGTCCAGCGAGCTGGCCGAGCGCTACGACGCGGTCGTCTACGCGGTCGGCGCACAGTCCGACCGGGCATTGAACATCCCCGGCGAAGACCTGCCGGGCAGCATCTCCGCCGTCGACTTCGTGGGCTGGTACAACGCGCACCCCAACTTCGCGCAGGCGACACCGGATCTGTCGGGCGCCCGGGCGGTCGTGGTGGGGAATGGCAACGTGGCGCTGGACGTCGCGCGCATCCTGGTCACCGATCCCGACGCGCTGAAGCTCACCGACATCGCCGATCACGCGCTGGAGTCGTTGCGCCCCTGCGGCGTCGACGAGGTGGTGGTCCTCGGCCGCCGCGGGCCCCTGCAGACGGCGTTCACCACGCTTGAGCTGCGCGAGCTCGGGGAACTCGAAGGGGTCGACGTGGTCGTCGACCCCGCACAGCTGGAGGGCATCACCGACGAGGATGCGGCCGCCGTGGGCAAGACGACCAAGCAGAACATCAAGGTGCTGCGCGAGTACGCGGGCCGCGCACCGCGCCCCGGTCACCGCCGCATCGTCCTGCGGTTCATGACCTCCCCCATCGAGATCACCGGCGATGGCAAGGTCGAGCACATCGTGCTGGGCCGCAACGAGCTGGTCACCGATTCCAGCGGGCGGGTGTCGGCCAAGGACACCGGCGAGCGCGAGGAACTGCCCGTTCAGCTGGTCGTCCGCTCGGTCGGTTACCGGGGCGTGCCGACGGCCGGCCTGCCTTTCGACGAGAAGACGGGCACGATCCCCAACACCGACGGCCGGGTCGACGGCCGCCGCAACGAATACGTCGTCGGGTGGATCAAGCGCGGGCCCACCGGCGTGATCGGCACCAATAAGAAGGACTCGCAGGACACCGTCGACACCTTGCTCGGCGACCTGGCCCGCGCCGGCGAGGGCGGGCTAACGGACTTCCCGCCGGACCACCGCGATGCGCTGGCCGAGTGGCTGGCTTCGCGGCAGCCCAGGCTGGTCACGGCCGCGCACTGGGAGGTCATCGACCGCCACGAACGGGCCGCGGGCGAACCGCACGGGCGACCCCGCGTCAAGCTGCCGAATCTGACCGACCTGCTGCGCATCGGCCACGGCTGA